The following are from one region of the Paenibacillus protaetiae genome:
- a CDS encoding ACT domain-containing protein encodes MTHSGRYYVVREDILPEAIIKTLQVKEMLRRGEAATVHEAAERAGLSRSAFYKYKDGVYELSELKRERIATISMDLEHRSGVLSKVLALVASLEGNVLTMNQSIPLQGYANVVISVDISELTGDLTALVETIRKHNGVRKAMVVGQG; translated from the coding sequence GTGACGCATTCAGGCCGTTATTATGTCGTTCGGGAGGACATCTTGCCGGAAGCCATTATAAAGACGCTGCAGGTGAAAGAGATGCTGAGGCGCGGAGAAGCGGCAACCGTCCATGAAGCGGCGGAGCGTGCCGGATTAAGCAGAAGCGCCTTTTACAAATATAAAGACGGCGTATATGAATTAAGCGAGCTGAAGCGGGAGCGAATTGCGACCATCTCGATGGATTTGGAGCATCGTTCCGGCGTTTTGTCGAAGGTGCTTGCGCTGGTGGCCAGCCTGGAGGGAAATGTTCTGACGATGAATCAGAGCATTCCGCTTCAAGGTTACGCCAACGTCGTGATATCGGTAGATATATCAGAGCTGACAGGAGACTTGACTGCCCTTGTCGAAACTATTCGGAAGCATAACGGCGTCCGTAAAGCGATGGTTGTTGGCCAAGGTTAA
- the obgE gene encoding GTPase ObgE: MFVDKAKIFVKGGDGGNGIVSYRREKYVPEGGPAGGDGGRGGDVIFRVDEGLRTLMDFRYQKHFKAKPGERGKVKNMHGANADDMIVRVPPGTTVVDEDTQEIIADMTRHGQEVVIARGGRGGRGNARFATVSNPAPDISENGEEGEERWVILELKVMADVGLVGFPSVGKSTLLSVVSAAQPKIGAYHFTTITPNLGVVDVGDGRSFVMADLPGLIEGAHSGVGLGHEFLRHVERTRVIIHVVDMAATDGRDPYEDWVKINEELKLYNAKLLERPQIIAANKMDMPESADNLELFKEQLAQNGDGLDHVIVPVSSLTKQGVQELVYKAMDVLDSLPEQLVVEEVKEVEERKVYRFEKQREDMTFTIHREDEIFVVESESIERYMKRINLTSYDAVMRFANMMRRIGVDAELRKAGAKDGDTVKVGYYTFEFFEGTDYVH, encoded by the coding sequence ATGTTTGTCGATAAAGCAAAAATATTTGTAAAAGGCGGCGATGGCGGGAACGGTATCGTATCCTACCGCCGTGAAAAATATGTGCCGGAAGGCGGTCCGGCCGGCGGAGACGGCGGCAGAGGCGGGGACGTTATTTTCCGCGTAGACGAAGGACTTCGCACGCTGATGGATTTCCGCTACCAGAAGCATTTTAAAGCCAAACCGGGCGAGCGGGGCAAAGTCAAAAACATGCATGGCGCCAATGCGGACGATATGATCGTACGCGTGCCGCCGGGCACGACCGTTGTGGATGAAGATACGCAGGAAATTATCGCCGATATGACGCGCCACGGCCAAGAGGTCGTCATTGCGCGCGGCGGACGCGGAGGACGCGGCAATGCCCGTTTCGCGACGGTCAGCAATCCGGCTCCTGACATTTCCGAGAACGGGGAAGAAGGAGAAGAGCGCTGGGTCATTCTGGAGCTGAAGGTAATGGCCGACGTTGGCTTGGTCGGCTTCCCAAGCGTGGGCAAATCGACGCTGCTGTCGGTCGTTTCCGCTGCGCAGCCGAAGATCGGCGCTTACCATTTTACGACGATTACGCCTAACCTCGGCGTGGTTGACGTCGGGGATGGAAGAAGTTTTGTAATGGCGGATTTGCCGGGGCTGATTGAAGGCGCCCATTCCGGCGTTGGGCTCGGTCACGAGTTTCTTCGCCACGTCGAGCGGACGCGCGTCATTATTCATGTCGTGGACATGGCCGCAACGGACGGCCGCGATCCGTATGAGGATTGGGTGAAAATTAACGAGGAGCTTAAGCTGTACAATGCCAAGCTGCTGGAGCGCCCGCAAATTATTGCCGCCAACAAAATGGACATGCCGGAATCTGCGGATAATCTGGAGCTGTTCAAAGAGCAGCTTGCCCAGAACGGCGACGGTCTGGACCATGTGATCGTTCCGGTCTCTTCCTTGACGAAGCAAGGAGTGCAGGAGCTGGTGTACAAGGCGATGGATGTGCTGGATTCGCTGCCTGAGCAGCTTGTTGTCGAGGAAGTGAAAGAAGTCGAGGAACGGAAAGTGTACCGGTTCGAGAAGCAGCGTGAAGACATGACCTTTACGATTCACCGCGAGGATGAAATTTTTGTGGTGGAAAGCGAAAGCATCGAACGGTACATGAAACGGATCAATTTGACGTCGTACGACGCAGTGATGCGTTTCGCCAACATGATGCGCCGGATCGGCGTGGATGCCGAGCTGCGCAAGGCGGGAGCCAAGGACGGGGATACCGTCAAAGTCGGCTACTATACGTTTGAATTTTTTGAAGGCACGGATTACGTGCATTAA
- a CDS encoding Spo0B domain-containing protein, translating to MNRLQLAKRLAAMSVVLPAAASFIWEELLWLHALALLWLAGAAICWIGIERKHHSGQMRRTIHTLQAASNRTLNHHRHDWMNDLQVLYGYIRMQKPDKMVECVEKIKDRMAEESRIAKLGEPALIHYIQSFRTLTNAVQLRVEIAEGVHLTELPVDSSGISESLIEIMNAYRFAAAPALGEPAVLTMKLSMDDHALYAAFYYQGELTSEQRFASKINQQLEGAPLRPVEAGQPYGNMLLRAEWRA from the coding sequence ATGAATCGCTTGCAATTGGCGAAACGGCTGGCGGCAATGTCTGTTGTGCTTCCGGCAGCTGCCTCGTTTATATGGGAGGAACTGCTTTGGCTGCATGCGCTTGCTTTGTTATGGCTTGCAGGTGCGGCGATATGCTGGATTGGAATTGAACGCAAACATCATTCCGGGCAAATGAGGCGGACCATACATACGCTGCAGGCTGCCTCCAATCGGACGTTAAATCATCACCGCCATGACTGGATGAATGATCTTCAAGTGCTATACGGGTATATTCGCATGCAAAAGCCGGATAAAATGGTGGAATGCGTGGAGAAAATAAAAGATAGAATGGCCGAAGAAAGCCGGATCGCCAAACTGGGCGAACCGGCGCTGATCCATTACATTCAATCGTTTCGCACACTGACTAATGCCGTACAGCTTCGTGTTGAAATTGCTGAAGGCGTTCATCTGACAGAACTGCCTGTCGATAGTTCAGGCATTTCAGAATCGTTAATCGAAATTATGAATGCATACCGGTTTGCGGCGGCGCCTGCGCTCGGTGAACCGGCTGTGCTTACAATGAAGCTGTCCATGGATGATCACGCGTTATACGCGGCGTTTTATTACCAGGGAGAGCTGACAAGCGAACAACGTTTCGCAAGCAAAATAAATCAGCAGTTGGAAGGCGCGCCTTTGCGGCCGGTGGAAGCCGGACAGCCCTATGGAAATATGCTGCTGAGGGCAGAATGGCGAGCTTGA
- a CDS encoding LysM peptidoglycan-binding domain-containing protein, whose translation MKIHIVKKGDTLYTIGQKYNVTLEEILKLNPGITDPNVIDVGMKIKIPSSTSDTGGLEIMSQHVVKQGDTLWKLSKAWGVPLADMIKANPQLKNPNVLLTGEIVNIPKVSGETVEIPSVGGGSTTAPGAGTGNIGPLSVPAQPSPQGHGFPFHHLNPVSVWHGMQGWVGGKKPTGQMPNANTPGNFPWEIPSKLPAEGANPVSPVPPANSNVTAPANVPTPNVPTPNVPTPNVPTPNVPNLPIEKPVDHKKTPIHAEHTPNVDLFQQYGIPAVEAGAMNGMSNPPGGWYPNQPHPYHPHGFGFPVHPWPVDPNSMWPNAMGPNAMGPNAGWPGAFEPNAMGPNAMGPNMEWPGVAEPNAMGPNAGWPGAFEPNAMGPNAMGPNAGWPGAFEPNAMGPNAMGPNMEWPGVVEPNAMGPNAMGPNAGWPGAFEPNAMGPNAMGPNAGWPGAFEPNAMGPNAMGPNAGWPGAFEPNAMGPNAMGPNAGWPGAFEPNAMGPNAMGPNHPMPIAAGPEAEWPNEIYCPPGTVFTGGYGGGYGHHHGHGYGHAAPYGGPELSGFHPGYGYGYGGHPGWGQPNAAPKDDDCGCGGTRSAEEAPEASTASAPAAAPAPKAKTTIVNNKKGKKKPQAKTASTRSRSKKSASRNSLPWINR comes from the coding sequence GTGAAGATTCATATTGTAAAAAAAGGCGATACGTTGTATACGATAGGGCAAAAGTATAACGTGACGCTGGAAGAAATTTTAAAGCTGAACCCTGGAATAACCGATCCTAACGTAATTGACGTAGGAATGAAAATTAAAATCCCTTCGTCGACATCCGATACGGGCGGGTTGGAAATTATGAGCCAGCATGTCGTGAAGCAAGGGGATACGTTGTGGAAGCTTTCCAAGGCGTGGGGAGTTCCGCTGGCGGACATGATTAAAGCAAATCCTCAGCTGAAAAATCCGAATGTGCTGCTGACAGGGGAAATCGTCAATATTCCGAAAGTAAGCGGTGAAACGGTCGAAATTCCTTCCGTTGGCGGCGGCAGTACAACTGCTCCGGGAGCAGGAACAGGCAATATCGGTCCGCTTTCGGTGCCTGCCCAGCCGTCGCCGCAAGGCCATGGCTTTCCGTTCCACCATTTGAATCCGGTGTCGGTATGGCACGGCATGCAAGGCTGGGTAGGCGGCAAAAAACCTACGGGTCAAATGCCGAATGCCAACACGCCAGGCAATTTCCCTTGGGAAATTCCAAGCAAACTGCCGGCTGAAGGCGCTAACCCGGTTTCACCGGTACCGCCAGCCAATTCGAATGTAACGGCTCCTGCTAATGTACCTACACCAAACGTCCCCACCCCTAATGTTCCAACTCCTAACGTACCCACACCTAACGTTCCGAATTTGCCGATTGAGAAGCCGGTTGACCACAAAAAAACGCCGATTCATGCTGAGCATACGCCTAACGTTGATTTGTTCCAGCAATATGGCATTCCGGCTGTTGAAGCAGGAGCAATGAATGGTATGTCTAACCCGCCGGGAGGCTGGTATCCAAATCAACCTCATCCTTACCATCCACATGGATTTGGTTTCCCGGTTCATCCTTGGCCGGTTGATCCTAACAGCATGTGGCCGAATGCAATGGGACCCAATGCAATGGGACCAAACGCAGGCTGGCCGGGCGCATTTGAGCCAAATGCGATGGGACCCAATGCAATGGGGCCGAACATGGAATGGCCAGGGGTAGCGGAGCCAAATGCGATGGGACCAAACGCAGGCTGGCCGGGCGCATTTGAGCCAAATGCGATGGGACCAAACGCAATGGGACCAAACGCAGGCTGGCCGGGCGCATTTGAGCCAAATGCGATGGGACCAAATGCAATGGGACCGAACATGGAATGGCCAGGGGTAGTGGAGCCAAATGCGATGGGACCAAACGCAATGGGACCAAACGCGGGCTGGCCGGGCGCATTTGAGCCAAATGCAATGGGACCCAATGCAATGGGACCAAACGCGGGCTGGCCGGGCGCATTTGAGCCAAATGCAATGGGACCCAATGCAATGGGACCAAACGCGGGCTGGCCGGGTGCATTTGAGCCAAATGCGATGGGACCAAACGCAATGGGACCAAACGCGGGCTGGCCGGGCGCATTTGAACCAAATGCGATGGGACCAAACGCAATGGGACCAAACCATCCGATGCCGATTGCGGCCGGACCGGAAGCCGAATGGCCGAATGAAATTTATTGCCCGCCCGGTACGGTCTTTACCGGAGGCTACGGCGGCGGATATGGGCATCACCATGGGCACGGATACGGCCATGCGGCGCCGTACGGCGGTCCAGAGCTGAGCGGCTTTCATCCCGGATATGGTTACGGCTACGGCGGTCACCCGGGCTGGGGCCAGCCAAACGCTGCTCCAAAAGACGATGATTGCGGCTGCGGCGGAACGCGGAGCGCTGAAGAAGCGCCGGAAGCTTCCACAGCGTCTGCACCTGCAGCGGCGCCAGCGCCTAAAGCCAAAACAACGATCGTGAACAACAAAAAAGGGAAAAAGAAACCGCAGGCCAAAACGGCCAGCACCCGTTCGCGCAGCAAAAAATCAGCAAGCCGCAACAGCTTGCCGTGGATTAACCGTTAA
- a CDS encoding ribosomal-processing cysteine protease Prp, translated as MITVTIVRRAADRRIVSFAVEGHAQYAKPGKDIVCAGVSAITVGTVNAIEALAGVQLPAAMKSGWLSSDIPEQADQAAEEKLQLQLESMVVMLDTIAQSYGKHVVIQEQLLK; from the coding sequence ATGATTACAGTTACTATTGTACGGCGAGCGGCTGACAGGCGGATCGTATCATTTGCTGTCGAAGGGCATGCACAATATGCGAAGCCGGGCAAAGACATTGTCTGCGCCGGCGTGTCGGCCATTACGGTTGGCACCGTCAACGCTATCGAGGCGTTAGCGGGCGTGCAGCTTCCCGCAGCGATGAAAAGCGGCTGGTTGTCCTCGGACATTCCGGAGCAAGCGGATCAAGCCGCTGAGGAGAAGCTGCAGCTGCAGCTCGAATCGATGGTAGTTATGCTGGATACCATTGCACAATCCTACGGCAAACATGTCGTAATCCAGGAACAACTTCTGAAATAA
- a CDS encoding M50 family metallopeptidase, giving the protein MIKWRGIIWSIHPLFVLVMAASFLTGYLVELATLFLLVLVHEIGHVVVARGLDWKVREVKLLPFGGVAEVEDEGSMPSSEEALVAIAGPLQNVWMGAAAWLLGRLGWWDDGWAHYVVNANLMIGCFNLLPIYPLDGGKLLRALLSKWLTYYSMMIWTSRISLALSALMLLASFAPLIWQGQGMQLNLLAIALFLWLTNWSYYRHIPFLFFRFLMHRDRVALDRLQHGTKARPIMASGRHSLLHVAKQFWRDRYHYIYLRSSTGVEQVLPEQQIVERILSERNPHRPMMELFLP; this is encoded by the coding sequence TTGATTAAATGGAGAGGCATCATTTGGTCTATTCATCCGTTATTCGTGCTGGTTATGGCGGCTTCCTTTCTAACCGGATACCTGGTTGAGCTTGCAACCTTATTTTTGCTGGTGCTTGTTCACGAAATCGGCCATGTCGTTGTGGCGAGGGGGCTGGACTGGAAGGTGCGGGAAGTGAAGCTGCTCCCGTTTGGCGGCGTGGCCGAAGTGGAAGACGAAGGGAGCATGCCTTCATCCGAAGAAGCTTTAGTCGCCATCGCCGGCCCGCTGCAAAATGTATGGATGGGCGCTGCGGCCTGGCTGCTCGGCAGGCTGGGCTGGTGGGACGACGGATGGGCGCATTACGTCGTCAATGCCAATCTGATGATTGGCTGTTTTAATCTGCTGCCGATTTATCCGCTGGACGGCGGGAAATTGCTTCGCGCCCTGCTCAGCAAGTGGCTGACCTACTATTCCATGATGATCTGGACGTCGCGCATAAGCCTCGCGTTAAGCGCTTTGATGCTGCTTGCTTCCTTTGCACCGCTTATTTGGCAAGGGCAGGGCATGCAGCTCAATCTGCTGGCGATAGCCCTTTTCTTGTGGCTGACGAATTGGAGTTATTACCGCCACATACCGTTTTTGTTTTTCCGGTTTTTGATGCATCGGGACCGGGTCGCTTTGGACCGCCTGCAGCACGGCACGAAAGCGCGGCCGATTATGGCGAGCGGCAGGCACTCCCTGCTGCATGTAGCCAAGCAGTTTTGGCGCGACCGGTATCATTATATTTATTTGAGAAGTTCCACTGGCGTGGAGCAGGTTCTTCCCGAGCAGCAAATCGTGGAGCGGATCTTGAGCGAACGCAATCCGCACAGGCCGATGATGGAGCTGTTTTTGCCTTAG
- the pheA gene encoding prephenate dehydratase produces the protein MVSVALLPAGSVSDEAARQLFKGLDVQWNYHRLIADVFLSVVSGKSDYGIIPIENTIEGSVSQHMDWLVHEVDLPIQAEWVYPSIQNLIGHRAALTDADGNLDLSRINRVLSHPVAIAQCLQFLRGELPQADREPVGSTSEGVKIVRDNPDAGWAAIGTATAARNNGLEILQESITDHNNNYTRFALVGPKPFPFKSSDMLKTSILITPPEDYPGALHQVLSAFAWRRINLTRIESRPTKKKLGTYYFYLDIAMGMDTVLLPSAIAEIEAIGCQVRVLGSYPSFAYEQLL, from the coding sequence ATGGTATCTGTAGCCCTACTGCCGGCAGGTTCCGTATCGGATGAGGCGGCAAGACAGCTGTTTAAAGGATTGGATGTGCAGTGGAATTACCACCGGCTTATCGCCGACGTTTTTTTATCGGTCGTATCCGGCAAAAGCGATTACGGCATTATTCCGATTGAAAATACAATCGAAGGCTCCGTGAGCCAGCATATGGATTGGCTTGTTCATGAAGTGGATCTGCCGATTCAGGCGGAATGGGTATACCCGTCCATACAAAATTTGATCGGCCACCGCGCCGCGTTGACAGATGCGGACGGCAATCTGGATTTGAGCCGGATTAACCGTGTGCTCAGCCATCCGGTAGCGATTGCGCAATGCCTTCAGTTTTTGCGCGGTGAGCTGCCGCAGGCGGACCGGGAACCGGTTGGAAGCACTTCCGAAGGCGTTAAGATTGTAAGGGACAACCCGGATGCAGGGTGGGCGGCAATCGGCACGGCAACGGCTGCCCGCAACAACGGGCTTGAGATTTTGCAGGAAAGCATTACCGACCATAACAATAACTATACGCGATTTGCGCTTGTAGGTCCGAAGCCGTTTCCGTTCAAAAGCTCAGATATGCTGAAAACGAGCATTCTGATTACGCCGCCGGAAGATTACCCGGGTGCGCTGCATCAGGTATTGTCCGCATTTGCATGGCGCAGAATCAATTTGACGAGGATTGAATCCCGCCCGACGAAAAAAAAGCTGGGCACGTATTATTTTTACCTCGACATTGCAATGGGAATGGATACGGTGCTGCTTCCTTCCGCTATTGCGGAAATCGAAGCAATTGGGTGCCAGGTCAGAGTGCTTGGCAGCTACCCGAGCTTTGCATATGAACAACTGCTGTAA
- the rpmA gene encoding 50S ribosomal protein L27: MLKLDLQLFASKKGVGSTKNGRDSESKRLGAKRADGQVATAGSILVRQRGTKIHPGNNVGIGKDDTLFAKVEGVVKFERWGRDRKKVSVYPVAAAPVAAAVEV, translated from the coding sequence ATGTTGAAATTGGATCTTCAGCTTTTTGCATCCAAAAAGGGTGTAGGTTCCACAAAAAACGGACGCGACAGCGAATCGAAACGTCTTGGCGCTAAACGTGCCGACGGCCAAGTGGCTACAGCGGGCAGCATTCTCGTACGTCAACGCGGTACGAAAATCCACCCAGGCAATAACGTAGGTATTGGTAAAGACGACACGCTCTTCGCGAAAGTGGAAGGTGTTGTCAAATTCGAACGTTGGGGACGCGACCGCAAAAAAGTGAGCGTATACCCTGTAGCAGCTGCTCCTGTAGCTGCAGCAGTCGAAGTTTAA
- a CDS encoding ribonuclease E/G encodes MKQMFMHGDGELLQTAVLDNGKLVEFSMERSENSSLVGNVYKGKVINVLPGMQAAFVDIGLSKNAFLYVDELLHPHLEKQPERKPAIADLVKPGQEILVQIMKEPIGGKGARVTTHFALPGRFLVFMPTADYVGVSKKISTEQERTRLRLLGEQLRQNEEGLILRTATEGASASELEADVLQLREQWSRILAGRLRHPRRLKFIAKPI; translated from the coding sequence ATGAAGCAAATGTTCATGCATGGAGACGGGGAGCTGCTGCAGACGGCGGTACTGGACAATGGCAAGCTGGTTGAATTTAGCATGGAACGTTCGGAGAACAGCAGCCTGGTCGGAAATGTATACAAAGGCAAAGTCATTAACGTGCTGCCTGGCATGCAGGCGGCTTTTGTAGATATCGGCTTGTCCAAAAACGCTTTTCTGTATGTGGATGAGCTTCTGCATCCCCATTTGGAGAAGCAGCCTGAGCGGAAGCCGGCCATTGCGGATCTTGTGAAGCCTGGCCAGGAAATTCTCGTGCAGATTATGAAGGAACCCATCGGAGGCAAAGGCGCCAGGGTCACGACCCATTTTGCGCTGCCGGGGCGTTTCCTTGTATTTATGCCGACGGCCGATTATGTCGGCGTATCCAAAAAAATAAGCACGGAGCAGGAACGGACAAGGCTGCGGCTGTTGGGCGAACAGCTTCGGCAAAACGAGGAAGGTCTCATCCTCCGCACGGCGACGGAAGGCGCGTCCGCTTCGGAGCTGGAAGCGGACGTCCTGCAGCTCCGCGAGCAGTGGAGCCGCATTCTTGCGGGGCGGCTGCGGCATCCGCGCCGGCTGAAGTTCATCGCGAAGCCAATCTGA
- the thrB gene encoding homoserine kinase — translation MNCEWKDRRVTVKVPASTANLGPGFDTLGMALSLYSWIEMSAAEQTSFRFYGGHMEGLPQDKTNLIYQIAQIVFEEAGVSVPELDIAMYSDIPLARGLGSSATAIIGALAAANALIGSPLTEDRLFQIATKLEGHPDNVGASLFGGIVVSAWDGERAEYVRLVPPPKLETLVAIPSFQLSTSKARHALPAQLALADAVFNVGSSSLLVAAFATGRLDLIRHAMRDRIHQPYRAPLIPGMSAILEEAAEYGALGAALSGAGPTLIAFVEQGSPDSQRLERFLLETLGKEGIQAETLWLKPAEEGPVIQIEQVGQPSTFMDRIKGEV, via the coding sequence ATGAACTGCGAATGGAAAGATCGGCGGGTAACGGTAAAGGTGCCGGCCAGCACGGCAAATTTGGGGCCGGGCTTCGATACGCTTGGAATGGCGCTGTCGCTGTACTCCTGGATCGAGATGAGTGCAGCCGAGCAAACAAGTTTCCGCTTTTACGGCGGGCATATGGAAGGTTTGCCGCAAGATAAAACGAATCTGATCTATCAGATTGCCCAAATCGTATTTGAAGAAGCCGGTGTCTCGGTGCCGGAGCTCGACATCGCGATGTACAGCGACATTCCGCTGGCGAGAGGGCTGGGCAGCAGCGCCACTGCCATTATCGGCGCCTTGGCTGCTGCCAATGCACTTATCGGCAGCCCGCTCACCGAAGACCGGCTGTTTCAAATCGCAACGAAGCTGGAAGGCCACCCCGACAATGTCGGCGCATCCTTGTTTGGCGGAATCGTCGTATCCGCCTGGGACGGAGAACGGGCAGAATATGTCCGGCTTGTTCCGCCTCCAAAGCTGGAGACGCTTGTCGCCATTCCATCCTTTCAACTGTCGACGTCCAAAGCAAGACATGCGCTGCCGGCGCAGCTGGCGCTGGCCGATGCCGTGTTTAACGTCGGCAGCAGCTCGCTGCTTGTCGCCGCTTTTGCAACCGGCCGGCTGGACTTGATCCGCCACGCGATGCGTGACCGGATCCATCAGCCGTACCGCGCGCCGCTTATTCCCGGCATGTCGGCCATCCTGGAAGAAGCGGCCGAATACGGTGCGCTTGGCGCCGCTTTAAGCGGAGCAGGGCCGACACTGATTGCATTTGTAGAGCAGGGGAGCCCGGACAGCCAGCGGCTGGAGCGGTTTCTGCTGGAGACATTAGGCAAGGAAGGGATTCAGGCCGAGACGTTATGGCTGAAGCCGGCTGAAGAAGGTCCTGTTATTCAGATTGAGCAGGTTGGACAACCAAGCACTTTTATGGATCGTATTAAAGGAGAAGTTTAG
- the rplU gene encoding 50S ribosomal protein L21: MYAIIETGGKQYKVQEGDVIYIEKLDVNAGESVTFDRVLAVSKDNGLVTGTPVVSGATVSGKVEKQGRGQKIVVYKYKPKKNYARKQGHRQPYTKVTIEKIQA, from the coding sequence ATGTACGCAATTATTGAAACTGGCGGCAAACAGTACAAAGTTCAGGAAGGCGATGTGATCTACATCGAGAAACTGGACGTTAATGCAGGAGAAAGCGTGACTTTCGACCGCGTTCTGGCTGTATCCAAAGACAATGGTCTCGTGACTGGTACTCCTGTCGTTTCCGGCGCTACCGTTTCCGGTAAAGTTGAGAAACAAGGCAGAGGCCAAAAGATCGTTGTTTACAAATACAAACCAAAGAAAAACTACGCGCGCAAGCAAGGTCATCGTCAACCGTACACGAAAGTAACGATCGAGAAAATCCAAGCGTAA
- a CDS encoding homoserine dehydrogenase: MKPVKVGLLGLGTVGTGVVRIVQGHQEDLQSQVGSPIQIDKILVQNKAKSRSLAIDHDKLTEDAWEIINDPDIDVIVEVMGGIEHTKAYILEALAQGKSVVTANKDLMALHGPEILEQARENNCDVLYEASVAGGIPIIRTLVEGFSSDRILKIMGIVNGTTNYILSKMSREGASYEDVLKEAQQLGYAEADPTSDVEGLDAARKMTILSTLGFRVNVALEDVAVQGISSVSKEDILYAKRLGYEVKLLGIAERQDDQISVSVQPTMVKASHPLAAVNGVFNAVYVHGEAVGETMFYGAGAGELPTATSVVSDLVAAIKNKKLGVGGRQGAMVYKEKKLKSDEQISSKYFILLHVADRAGVLARITQVFAEYEVSLESVLQQPNPHIQEAEIIIITHDANKAAIRKVLDSFGSLDVIRRIKSMYRVEG; the protein is encoded by the coding sequence ATGAAGCCAGTGAAGGTTGGTTTGCTTGGGCTTGGAACGGTAGGAACGGGTGTCGTTCGTATCGTACAGGGACATCAGGAGGATTTGCAAAGCCAAGTAGGCTCGCCAATCCAAATTGACAAAATTCTTGTTCAAAATAAAGCGAAATCGCGCAGCCTTGCCATTGACCATGACAAGCTGACGGAAGATGCCTGGGAAATCATTAACGACCCGGACATTGATGTCATTGTTGAAGTAATGGGCGGCATTGAGCATACAAAAGCTTATATATTGGAAGCGCTGGCCCAAGGCAAATCGGTTGTGACAGCCAATAAAGATTTGATGGCGCTGCACGGTCCGGAAATATTGGAGCAGGCCAGAGAGAACAACTGCGATGTGCTGTATGAAGCAAGCGTAGCCGGCGGCATCCCGATTATCCGCACGCTGGTTGAAGGTTTTTCATCCGACCGCATCCTGAAAATTATGGGGATCGTCAATGGCACAACCAACTATATTTTGAGCAAAATGAGCCGGGAAGGCGCTTCGTATGAAGATGTGCTGAAGGAGGCGCAGCAGCTTGGCTATGCGGAAGCGGACCCGACTTCCGATGTGGAGGGGCTGGATGCGGCTCGCAAAATGACGATTTTGTCCACGCTTGGCTTCCGGGTGAACGTTGCGCTTGAGGATGTGGCGGTACAGGGCATTTCGTCGGTCAGCAAAGAAGATATTTTGTACGCCAAACGGCTTGGCTATGAAGTGAAGCTGCTTGGCATTGCAGAGCGGCAGGACGATCAGATCAGCGTCAGCGTCCAGCCGACGATGGTGAAGGCTTCCCATCCGCTTGCAGCGGTCAACGGCGTGTTTAACGCGGTGTACGTGCACGGCGAGGCGGTTGGCGAAACGATGTTTTACGGCGCAGGCGCCGGGGAGTTGCCAACGGCAACGTCTGTGGTGTCCGACCTCGTTGCGGCGATTAAAAATAAAAAGCTTGGCGTTGGCGGCCGCCAGGGCGCGATGGTCTACAAAGAGAAAAAGCTGAAATCCGATGAACAAATTTCGTCCAAATATTTTATTTTGCTTCATGTAGCGGACCGCGCTGGAGTGCTGGCACGCATTACGCAGGTGTTTGCCGAATATGAAGTCAGCCTGGAATCGGTATTGCAGCAGCCTAATCCGCATATCCAGGAAGCGGAAATTATCATTATTACGCACGATGCCAATAAAGCGGCAATCCGCAAGGTGCTGGATTCCTTTGGCTCGCTGGATGTTATCCGACGGATTAAGAGCATGTACCGGGTTGAAGGGTAA